In Methanothrix sp., a genomic segment contains:
- the acs gene encoding acetate--CoA ligase — MAEQKATTSVLYEETQIFEPSRDLVENSNVMQWMKKRGFKSEREMRAWTGQHYIQFWAEMAKTYADWFEPWAQVLEWKPPYARWYVGAKCNVAYNAVDRHAKGARKDKAAYIFVPEPVDQPTIKITYSKLYDRVNRFAAGLKSLGVIKGDRVSIYMPMIPETAVAMLACAKIGAIHSVIFSGFSAGGLNSRILDAESKVVVTTDGFFSRGKPLPLKPNVDEATSDTPSVQNVVVVKRTGMDVPMREGRDIWYHELIGLKKPDDWITDPPDIPALEAEPMDSEDRLFILYTSGTTSKPKGIEHVHGGYCVTPAQTLAWVFDIKEDDIWWCTADVGWITGHSYVIYGPLCLGATSILYEGSPDYPDFGRWFKIVEENEVSVFYTTPTAIRMFMKAGEEWPEKYDLSSLRLLGTVGEPINPQAWIWYRKFFGNDKCQIMDTWWQTEAGCFLISPLPITPLKPGSPTFPLPGFNIDIYDEDANPVSPGSGGKIISMTPWPSMLRAFYRDPERYNREYWSAYWDIRPGTYLAGDKATKDKDGYFTIQGRIDDVLKVAGHKISNAEVESALVSHPKVAEAAVIGKPDEVKGEVIVAFVILKTGVEPADDLKPVLAKHVRSVLGPVAYPEVVYFANDLPKARSGEIMRQVIKAKALGNPVGDISALANPESVDAIPIIK, encoded by the coding sequence TTGGCTGAACAAAAAGCAACAACATCTGTTCTATATGAAGAGACCCAGATATTCGAGCCGTCCAGGGATCTGGTTGAGAATTCCAATGTCATGCAGTGGATGAAGAAGAGAGGATTCAAGAGCGAGCGCGAGATGCGTGCCTGGACAGGCCAGCATTATATCCAGTTCTGGGCGGAGATGGCCAAAACCTATGCCGATTGGTTTGAGCCCTGGGCACAGGTATTGGAGTGGAAGCCGCCTTATGCTCGCTGGTATGTGGGTGCCAAGTGCAATGTGGCCTATAATGCTGTGGATAGACATGCCAAGGGCGCCAGGAAGGACAAGGCAGCCTATATATTCGTGCCTGAGCCCGTCGACCAGCCCACAATAAAGATCACTTATAGCAAGCTCTACGATCGGGTAAACAGGTTCGCGGCTGGACTCAAGAGCCTGGGTGTGATCAAGGGTGACAGGGTCTCTATATACATGCCCATGATCCCCGAGACTGCAGTAGCCATGCTGGCCTGCGCCAAGATCGGTGCCATTCATAGCGTAATATTCTCCGGCTTCTCTGCTGGCGGCCTGAACAGCAGGATTCTCGATGCCGAGTCCAAGGTAGTGGTCACCACTGATGGCTTCTTCAGTCGCGGCAAGCCTCTGCCACTCAAACCCAATGTGGATGAAGCAACCTCCGATACCCCCAGTGTGCAGAATGTGGTGGTGGTGAAGAGGACGGGCATGGATGTCCCCATGAGGGAGGGAAGGGATATCTGGTACCATGAGCTCATCGGCCTGAAGAAGCCCGACGACTGGATTACAGATCCTCCCGACATCCCGGCGCTTGAGGCTGAGCCCATGGACTCAGAGGATAGACTGTTCATCCTCTACACCTCGGGAACAACCAGCAAACCCAAGGGCATCGAGCATGTCCATGGAGGATACTGCGTCACCCCAGCCCAAACCCTCGCCTGGGTCTTCGATATCAAGGAAGATGATATATGGTGGTGCACTGCAGATGTCGGATGGATCACCGGCCATAGCTATGTGATCTACGGACCCCTCTGCTTGGGCGCAACCAGCATCCTGTACGAGGGATCGCCCGATTACCCGGACTTTGGCCGCTGGTTCAAGATCGTAGAGGAGAACGAGGTCAGCGTCTTTTACACCACACCCACAGCCATCAGGATGTTCATGAAGGCGGGAGAGGAGTGGCCCGAGAAGTACGATCTATCCAGCCTGAGGCTGCTGGGAACTGTGGGCGAGCCCATTAACCCCCAGGCCTGGATCTGGTACCGGAAGTTCTTTGGCAACGATAAGTGCCAGATTATGGACACCTGGTGGCAGACTGAGGCGGGCTGTTTCCTGATCTCTCCTCTGCCCATCACCCCTCTGAAGCCCGGCTCCCCGACCTTCCCCTTGCCCGGATTCAACATCGACATCTATGACGAAGATGCCAATCCTGTATCCCCCGGCTCTGGAGGCAAGATCATCAGCATGACCCCCTGGCCGTCAATGCTCAGGGCCTTCTATAGAGATCCTGAGAGATACAACAGGGAGTACTGGTCGGCCTATTGGGATATCAGGCCCGGCACCTATCTGGCAGGCGACAAGGCCACCAAGGACAAGGATGGATACTTCACCATCCAGGGAAGAATCGATGATGTGCTGAAGGTGGCCGGACACAAGATATCCAATGCCGAGGTCGAGTCCGCACTGGTCTCCCACCCCAAGGTGGCGGAGGCTGCTGTGATAGGCAAGCCGGATGAGGTGAAAGGTGAGGTCATAGTGGCCTTTGTGATCCTCAAGACGGGCGTGGAACCGGCCGATGATCTCAAGCCCGTACTGGCCAAGCATGTTCGTTCTGTTCTTGGTCCTGTGGCCTATCCAGAGGTGGTTTACTTCGCCAATGATCTGCCCAAGGCCAGATCTGGCGAGATCATGCGCCAGGTCATCAAGGCCAAGGCCCTGGGCAATCCAGTGGGGGATATATCCGCTCTGGCTAACCCGGAGTCGGTCGATGCCATTCCCATCATCAAGTGA
- a CDS encoding RimK family alpha-L-glutamate ligase, giving the protein MRVGIVVSDRSDWTAKALMASFSRRHAKAVFLDFSWLESSINSGLDLRCGGADLFSLDALVVRDLGRRGAVDVSFRFEALTALAEKGIPIINPPEAISGAANKYATSRRLHEASVPTPRTVVTTSPDIAEEALHSFKVAVSKPLFGYKGRDIILLKSSEQQDIERLRGIVEACGLVYLQEFIAVTSDTPRDIRAFVVGGKLQRAIYRNAPPGEWISNLAQGGKPTPCPETRELEELAVRSARAVGAVYCGVDLLESRDGLLVIEVNGTPSGKGIHDAWGVDVTEAIAEHVCSILGERGG; this is encoded by the coding sequence ATGAGAGTTGGAATCGTGGTCTCCGACCGTAGCGACTGGACAGCCAAAGCCCTGATGGCCTCCTTCTCCCGGAGGCACGCGAAAGCAGTCTTTCTTGATTTCTCATGGCTTGAAAGCAGCATCAACAGTGGCCTGGATCTCAGATGTGGCGGGGCAGATCTATTTAGTCTGGATGCATTGGTGGTCCGCGATCTGGGGAGGCGGGGGGCGGTCGATGTCTCCTTTCGCTTCGAGGCCCTGACTGCTCTGGCTGAGAAGGGAATTCCGATCATCAACCCCCCGGAGGCCATATCCGGGGCAGCAAACAAGTATGCCACCTCCAGAAGGCTGCATGAGGCATCAGTCCCCACCCCCAGAACTGTGGTCACCACCAGCCCGGATATCGCCGAGGAGGCCCTCCATTCCTTTAAGGTGGCTGTATCCAAGCCCCTTTTCGGCTACAAAGGCCGGGACATCATCCTCTTGAAGAGCAGCGAGCAGCAGGATATCGAGAGGCTGAGAGGGATAGTGGAGGCCTGCGGCCTGGTCTACCTGCAGGAGTTCATCGCCGTAACCTCCGACACCCCGCGCGACATCAGGGCCTTTGTGGTGGGCGGCAAGCTTCAAAGAGCAATATATCGCAATGCTCCACCAGGAGAATGGATCAGCAACCTGGCACAGGGCGGCAAGCCCACCCCCTGCCCTGAGACCCGGGAGCTGGAAGAGCTGGCTGTAAGATCTGCCCGTGCTGTTGGTGCTGTGTACTGCGGCGTTGACCTCCTGGAGAGCAGGGATGGCCTGCTGGTGATCGAGGTGAACGGGACGCCATCCGGCAAAGGGATCCATGATGCCTGGGGGGTAGATGTGACAGAAGCAATAGCAGAGCATGTCTGCAGCATCCTGGGCGAGAGAGGGGGATGA
- the acs gene encoding acetate--CoA ligase — protein MVDNKTENSVKTSDKGLFHPPKDLVENSNVLAWMKEKGMKSERELRAWCSENYVQFWDEMARGYADWFEPYSDVLHWKAPFAKWFTGGRINIAHNALDRHAKSWRRNKLAYIFVGEPVGDVRKITYYELYRDVNRFANALQKMGIKKGDRVGIYLPMIPELPIAMLACAKIGAIHVVIFSGFSATAVRDRLEDCQPRLLITCDGSYRRGKPIATKPQADEAISGLGCIERVVVAKRNGQEIAMQEGRDLWWDDFVAGQPATFKTQPMDSADPLFILYTAGAAGKPRGIVHTHAGASVGPAFTTSWVFDIKDTDVYWCTADIGWITGHSYIAYGPLCLGATSVMYEGSPDYPDFGRWFSIIEEYGVSVIYTAPTAIRMFMNEGPGWPQKYDLSTVRLMGSVGEAMNPDAFIWWREYVGGGSAPIMDTWFQSETCSQVIAPLPITPLKPGSPSFPLPGYNVQVVDEDGQPSAAGATGDIIITQPWPSMFREIYKDPVQYNETYWTAFPGKYHSGDKARVDEDGYIWALGRGDDVLKVAGHRISNAEVEASAEKHSAVEAAAVVGKPDRVKGESIVAYVVLKPGVEGDDYLQKDIKTFVRKTLGPIAIPSDVIFIADIPRNKAGKPVRPLIKARALGEKILDTSSVVNPQALDLIPLLS, from the coding sequence ATGGTTGATAATAAAACGGAAAATTCTGTTAAGACCTCAGATAAAGGCCTGTTCCATCCGCCCAAGGACCTGGTTGAGAACTCCAATGTCCTGGCCTGGATGAAGGAGAAGGGCATGAAGTCGGAGAGAGAGCTTAGAGCCTGGTGCTCAGAGAATTATGTCCAGTTCTGGGATGAGATGGCCAGAGGCTATGCCGACTGGTTCGAGCCCTATAGCGATGTTCTGCACTGGAAGGCCCCCTTTGCGAAATGGTTCACCGGCGGCAGGATCAATATCGCCCACAATGCCCTGGACAGACATGCTAAATCCTGGCGGCGGAACAAGCTGGCCTATATCTTTGTGGGCGAGCCAGTGGGAGATGTGCGCAAGATAACCTACTATGAGCTCTATAGAGATGTCAATCGATTTGCCAATGCCCTGCAGAAGATGGGGATCAAGAAGGGAGATCGGGTGGGAATCTATCTGCCCATGATCCCCGAGCTGCCCATCGCCATGCTGGCCTGCGCCAAGATCGGCGCCATCCATGTGGTGATCTTCTCTGGATTCTCAGCCACTGCCGTCCGCGACCGCCTGGAGGACTGCCAGCCAAGGCTCCTGATCACCTGCGACGGCTCTTACCGCCGGGGAAAGCCCATCGCCACCAAGCCGCAGGCCGATGAGGCCATCTCCGGCCTGGGGTGCATAGAGAGAGTGGTGGTGGCAAAGAGGAATGGCCAGGAGATCGCCATGCAGGAGGGAAGGGATCTCTGGTGGGATGACTTTGTTGCCGGCCAGCCAGCAACATTCAAAACCCAGCCCATGGACTCTGCCGATCCTTTATTCATCCTCTACACCGCCGGTGCTGCAGGAAAGCCCAGAGGGATCGTCCATACCCATGCCGGAGCCAGTGTTGGGCCCGCCTTCACCACCTCCTGGGTCTTCGACATCAAGGACACCGATGTCTATTGGTGCACAGCAGATATCGGATGGATCACCGGGCACAGCTACATCGCCTACGGGCCGCTCTGTCTGGGTGCGACCAGTGTCATGTACGAGGGGTCGCCGGATTATCCAGACTTTGGCCGCTGGTTCTCCATCATCGAGGAGTACGGAGTATCTGTGATCTATACCGCCCCCACTGCCATCAGGATGTTCATGAATGAGGGGCCTGGATGGCCGCAAAAGTACGACCTCTCCACCGTCCGGCTGATGGGATCGGTGGGCGAGGCGATGAACCCAGACGCCTTCATCTGGTGGAGAGAGTATGTGGGCGGCGGATCTGCACCCATTATGGACACCTGGTTCCAGAGTGAGACCTGCTCTCAGGTCATCGCCCCCCTGCCCATAACCCCGCTCAAGCCCGGCTCGCCATCATTCCCCCTGCCCGGATATAATGTTCAGGTGGTGGACGAGGACGGCCAGCCTTCTGCTGCCGGGGCTACAGGAGATATCATCATCACCCAACCCTGGCCCTCTATGTTCAGAGAGATCTATAAGGATCCAGTCCAGTATAATGAGACCTATTGGACTGCTTTCCCAGGCAAGTATCACTCCGGAGACAAGGCACGGGTGGATGAGGATGGCTATATCTGGGCCCTGGGACGGGGGGATGATGTTCTCAAAGTGGCGGGCCACCGCATCTCCAATGCAGAGGTGGAGGCCTCAGCAGAGAAGCACTCCGCAGTGGAGGCGGCGGCTGTGGTGGGCAAGCCAGACAGGGTTAAAGGAGAGAGCATAGTGGCCTATGTCGTACTAAAGCCCGGTGTTGAGGGAGATGACTATCTGCAGAAGGATATCAAGACCTTCGTGCGCAAGACCCTCGGCCCCATTGCCATACCCTCAGATGTGATATTCATAGCTGATATCCCCAGGAACAAGGCTGGAAAGCCTGTGCGACCCTTGATCAAGGCTCGAGCCCTAGGAGAGAAGATCCTCGATACATCCTCTGTGGTCAACCCTCAGGCTCTGGACCTGATTCCGCTCCTCAGTTGA
- a CDS encoding tRNA (N(6)-L-threonylcarbamoyladenosine(37)-C(2))-methylthiotransferase — translation MRFYIETFGCTSNFGDSRELAEALQEMGHIPSRLEEADMVIVNTCAVTERTERKVLRRLRQLEGDRLLIGGCLAAAMPQSIQSLRCQGRLGPLKRGDATWISQLYAGRAMPSRHQQSRHQQSQHQQFWNQQSRQLPPQGALLEQMPFNRRIGAPLRESSSREDSCGIVNVAEGCAGSCSYCIVSRARGRLKSRPVEDVLLATERLVQLGTAEIQISAQDTAAFGSDIGSDLAGLLEALAEIPGDFRLRVGMMNPDSVKPIQDRLIEAFQSPKIYRFLHIPVQSGSDDVLRDMGRRYSSDEFLEIVGAFRSAYPEISIITDIIAGFPGETEEDFQESMNLIERLQPDKVNITRFSSRPGTPAASLYDMPDRIKKERSRRMTRLWLRIAERRNSRYLGRSLPALVTECGRGKTVKARSSNYAGIVIPGALDLGSWCRIKITETNPYYLSGILQ, via the coding sequence ATGAGGTTTTATATCGAGACCTTCGGCTGCACATCCAACTTCGGAGATTCCCGGGAGCTGGCAGAAGCCCTGCAGGAGATGGGCCATATCCCCTCCCGCCTGGAGGAGGCAGATATGGTGATAGTGAATACCTGTGCCGTCACAGAGAGGACGGAGAGAAAGGTCCTCCGCAGGCTGCGGCAACTGGAGGGCGATCGGCTGCTCATAGGCGGGTGCCTGGCAGCGGCAATGCCCCAATCAATTCAATCCCTGCGCTGCCAGGGGAGGTTGGGGCCCCTAAAGAGAGGGGATGCCACCTGGATCTCTCAGCTCTATGCTGGCCGGGCCATGCCTTCGCGGCATCAGCAATCAAGGCATCAGCAATCGCAGCATCAGCAATTCTGGAATCAGCAATCAAGGCAATTGCCGCCCCAGGGCGCCCTTCTCGAGCAGATGCCATTCAATAGGCGCATTGGTGCACCTCTTCGCGAATCCTCCTCCAGAGAAGATAGCTGCGGCATAGTCAATGTGGCGGAAGGTTGTGCCGGCTCATGCAGCTATTGCATAGTCTCAAGGGCCAGGGGCAGGCTGAAGAGCCGGCCGGTCGAGGATGTGCTCCTTGCCACAGAGAGGCTGGTGCAGCTTGGCACAGCAGAGATTCAGATCTCTGCCCAGGATACTGCTGCATTTGGATCCGATATCGGATCAGACCTGGCCGGGCTGCTGGAGGCGCTGGCTGAGATTCCCGGGGATTTCAGGCTCAGAGTGGGTATGATGAACCCCGATAGCGTCAAGCCCATTCAGGATAGGTTGATTGAGGCATTTCAGAGCCCCAAGATCTATCGCTTCCTGCACATCCCTGTCCAGTCCGGCTCGGATGACGTCCTGAGAGATATGGGACGAAGATACTCCTCAGATGAGTTCCTGGAGATTGTGGGCGCCTTTCGCTCTGCCTATCCTGAGATCTCCATAATCACCGACATCATCGCCGGCTTTCCAGGTGAGACGGAGGAGGACTTCCAGGAGAGCATGAACCTCATTGAGCGGCTGCAGCCGGATAAGGTGAATATCACCAGATTCTCCTCCCGGCCGGGAACTCCAGCCGCCAGCCTCTACGATATGCCGGACAGGATCAAGAAGGAGCGCTCAAGGAGGATGACCAGGCTATGGCTGAGGATCGCTGAGAGGAGGAACAGCCGCTATTTGGGAAGATCATTGCCTGCCCTTGTCACCGAGTGCGGGAGAGGCAAGACAGTGAAGGCCAGATCTTCTAATTATGCTGGCATTGTAATCCCGGGCGCACTGGATCTGGGAAGCTGGTGCAGGATAAAGATCACAGAAACCAATCCATACTATTTGAGTGGAATTCTGCAATAA
- the acs gene encoding acetate--CoA ligase, with protein sequence MKTAVFQEETRIFNPPKDLVENSNVMQWMKKKGFKTEKEMRAWCSSDEHYLEFWDEMAKTYVDWHKPYTTIMDDSEMPYFHWFTGGEINITYNAVDRHAKGAKKDKIAYIWIPEPTDQPTQKITYGELYKEINKFANGLKSLGLGKGDRVSIYMPMIPQLPIAMLACVKLGIIHSIVFSGFSSKGLMDRAADCGSRAIITVDGFYRRGKPLPLKPNADEAAAGAPSVEKIIVFKRSGVDVTMQEGRDVWWHDLVKDQPEECDPVWLDPEHRLYILYTSGTTGKPKGIEHATGGNAVGTPQTLHWVFDLKEDDVWWCTADIGWVTGHSYVVYGPLILGMTSLIYEGAADYPDIGRWWKIIQDHKVTVLYTAPTAIRMFMKQGPEWPAKYDISSLRLLGSVGEPINPEAWMWYREHIGRGELQIMDTWWQTETGTFLTSPLPITPLKPGSCTFSLPGYDISVLDENGHEVPLVSGGNIVSLKPYPSMLRAFWGDKERFMKEYWQFYWDVPGRRGVYLAGDKATRDKDGYFFIQGRIDDVLSVAGHRIANAEVESALVAHPKIAEAAVVGKPDEVKGESIIAFVILRVGNEPSPELAKDAITFVRKTLGPVAAPSEIHFVNDLPKTRSGKIMRRVVKAKALGNPVGDTSTLMNPEAVDGIPKVV encoded by the coding sequence ATGAAAACGGCGGTATTCCAAGAAGAGACCAGAATCTTCAATCCGCCAAAGGATCTGGTAGAGAATTCAAACGTAATGCAATGGATGAAGAAGAAGGGGTTCAAGACTGAGAAGGAGATGCGAGCCTGGTGTTCCTCTGATGAGCATTACCTGGAGTTCTGGGATGAGATGGCGAAGACTTATGTCGATTGGCATAAGCCCTACACCACGATAATGGACGACTCTGAGATGCCCTACTTCCACTGGTTCACCGGCGGTGAGATCAATATCACATACAACGCCGTGGACAGGCATGCCAAGGGCGCAAAGAAGGACAAGATAGCATATATCTGGATTCCTGAGCCGACCGATCAGCCGACCCAGAAGATCACCTATGGCGAGCTTTACAAAGAGATCAATAAATTCGCTAACGGTCTCAAGAGCCTTGGCCTGGGAAAGGGAGACAGGGTTAGCATCTATATGCCGATGATACCCCAGCTTCCCATCGCCATGCTCGCCTGCGTCAAGCTCGGCATCATCCATAGCATAGTCTTCTCGGGATTCAGCTCCAAAGGCCTGATGGATAGGGCTGCTGACTGTGGCTCCAGAGCGATCATCACCGTTGACGGCTTCTACAGGCGTGGAAAGCCATTGCCCTTGAAGCCCAATGCAGACGAGGCCGCTGCTGGTGCCCCCTCTGTCGAGAAGATAATCGTATTCAAGCGCTCCGGCGTTGATGTAACGATGCAAGAGGGAAGGGATGTCTGGTGGCATGATCTGGTCAAAGACCAACCCGAGGAGTGTGACCCGGTATGGCTTGACCCCGAGCACAGACTGTATATCCTCTACACCTCAGGCACAACCGGCAAGCCCAAGGGCATCGAGCATGCCACAGGCGGAAATGCCGTTGGAACGCCTCAGACGCTTCATTGGGTATTCGATCTGAAGGAAGACGATGTGTGGTGGTGCACTGCCGATATCGGATGGGTCACCGGCCATTCCTACGTCGTCTACGGACCGCTTATCCTGGGCATGACCAGCCTCATATACGAGGGTGCTGCGGATTATCCAGACATTGGAAGATGGTGGAAGATCATACAGGACCATAAGGTCACTGTCCTTTACACTGCTCCCACTGCGATAAGGATGTTCATGAAGCAGGGCCCGGAGTGGCCTGCAAAATATGATATCTCAAGCCTGAGGCTGCTGGGTTCAGTGGGAGAGCCGATCAATCCAGAGGCATGGATGTGGTACCGTGAGCACATCGGACGGGGCGAGCTCCAGATCATGGACACCTGGTGGCAGACGGAGACCGGAACATTCCTTACCTCCCCCCTCCCCATCACCCCCCTGAAGCCCGGGTCGTGTACATTCTCGCTCCCCGGGTACGACATATCAGTGCTGGATGAGAATGGGCACGAGGTTCCACTGGTGTCTGGAGGAAATATCGTCTCCTTAAAGCCCTATCCATCGATGCTGAGGGCATTCTGGGGCGATAAAGAGAGGTTCATGAAGGAGTACTGGCAGTTCTACTGGGATGTCCCCGGCCGCCGCGGCGTCTATCTGGCTGGAGACAAGGCGACGAGGGACAAGGACGGCTACTTCTTCATCCAGGGAAGGATCGATGATGTCCTCAGCGTGGCTGGCCATAGAATAGCCAATGCCGAGGTCGAATCAGCCCTGGTGGCCCATCCCAAGATCGCCGAGGCGGCTGTTGTTGGGAAGCCCGATGAGGTCAAGGGTGAATCGATCATAGCCTTCGTTATCTTGAGAGTTGGCAATGAGCCATCTCCTGAGCTGGCAAAGGATGCAATCACCTTCGTCAGAAAGACCCTCGGCCCGGTGGCGGCGCCTTCAGAGATTCATTTTGTTAATGATCTCCCGAAGACGAGAAGCGGCAAGATCATGCGCCGTGTCGTCAAGGCAAAGGCCCTCGGCAATCCAGTCGGAGACACATCTACCCTAATGAACCCAGAAGCAGTAGATGGCATCCCCAAGGTCGTCTGA
- a CDS encoding HEAT repeat domain-containing protein, translating to MLDQAEIHRLTQDESSNVRRKAAVALGRAFAQVPDKTMAWQDLHRLTQDKDSFVRMLAAEALGEAFAQVPDRPSAWQDLQRLTQDDDSFVRSQAAGVLGEAFAQVPDRPSAWQDLHRLTQDDDSFVRMLAAEALGRAFIHVPDRPSAWQDLQRLTQDDDSYVRMLAAGALGRAFVHVPDKTMAWKDLHRLTQDEDSFVRMHAYHSLGRAAISKATEAKDNDTLKDELMDAVAYFEKSSQESEYSPARFCLPFYRTYYTITFQGGEEDEIQRYLIEAKEAVGGSKSRDELLKAVESLAQALQESQRLKGRSLEEIASELNTYRWYCDKAASHMEAAEKGAPGAVKLLRKGSPIIEENIQDTIAEIQKKARQICEITRGSGTVYEAPGNELQKAAMALSLNSLSSISKNSSRVVWQLKKFCKLLPEEDKKQFCEILEEIEHEPEFPEKLDRIVTALLCLSPVFEDKSPSLADVVILTVLPEEYGSIRDRLSEPSPPPDMGDVPNRYAWKFGKTFCKNLNADYKIAVGMIGRAGTTEGALAAGEAVRLWRPKYVLVSGIAGGLPDPKEIDSRPRLGDVVVADIIYGYEYGKLEREFKPRANWTYRTDQALFNSAMAYASSGGWRGLIKAEPPGECTPQVVRGEIASGDQVVDDPTNDFFAQALEMWPKINAVEMEGAGAAAAHRAGQKLWNFCELP from the coding sequence TTGCTAGATCAAGCTGAGATCCACAGGCTGACCCAGGATGAAAGCAGCAACGTGCGACGGAAAGCCGCAGTAGCTCTGGGAAGGGCTTTCGCCCAGGTTCCCGACAAAACAATGGCCTGGCAGGATCTTCACAGGCTGACCCAGGATAAAGACAGCTTTGTGCGAATGCTAGCGGCAGAAGCTCTGGGAGAGGCTTTCGCCCAGGTTCCCGACAGGCCATCGGCCTGGCAGGACCTTCAAAGGCTGACCCAGGATGATGATAGCTTTGTGCGATCACAAGCTGCAGGAGTTCTGGGAGAGGCTTTCGCCCAGGTTCCCGACAGGCCATCGGCCTGGCAGGACCTTCACAGGCTGACCCAGGATGATGACAGCTTTGTGCGAATGCTAGCGGCAGAAGCTCTGGGAAGGGCTTTCATCCATGTTCCCGACAGGCCATCGGCCTGGCAGGACCTTCAAAGGCTGACCCAGGATGATGACAGCTACGTGCGAATGTTAGCGGCAGGAGCTCTGGGAAGGGCTTTCGTCCATGTTCCCGACAAAACAATGGCCTGGAAGGATCTTCACAGGCTGACCCAGGATGAAGACAGCTTTGTGCGAATGCATGCCTATCACTCTTTGGGAAGAGCCGCAATATCCAAAGCCACTGAGGCTAAAGATAACGACACACTAAAAGATGAGTTAATGGATGCTGTTGCTTATTTCGAAAAATCGTCTCAAGAGTCAGAATATAGTCCGGCAAGATTCTGTCTTCCTTTTTATCGCACTTATTACACTATAACTTTCCAAGGCGGTGAGGAGGACGAGATCCAAAGGTATCTAATAGAAGCGAAGGAGGCAGTTGGAGGCTCCAAGAGCAGGGATGAACTCCTAAAAGCAGTCGAGAGCCTGGCCCAAGCCCTTCAGGAGTCTCAAAGGCTGAAGGGCAGATCTCTGGAAGAGATTGCCAGCGAACTCAATACCTATCGCTGGTACTGTGATAAAGCAGCAAGTCATATGGAAGCTGCCGAAAAAGGAGCCCCCGGTGCCGTCAAGCTGTTGCGGAAAGGCAGTCCAATTATTGAGGAAAATATACAGGACACAATCGCTGAGATCCAGAAGAAGGCCAGACAGATCTGTGAGATCACTCGTGGTTCTGGCACTGTATATGAGGCCCCAGGCAATGAGCTTCAAAAAGCAGCAATGGCTCTTTCCTTAAATAGCCTCTCCAGCATATCAAAAAATAGCTCAAGAGTTGTTTGGCAATTAAAGAAATTCTGCAAGCTGCTGCCAGAAGAAGATAAAAAACAATTCTGTGAAATTTTGGAAGAGATCGAACATGAGCCAGAGTTTCCAGAGAAGCTCGATAGAATTGTGACAGCATTATTGTGTCTTAGCCCAGTCTTCGAGGATAAATCTCCATCATTGGCAGATGTGGTCATCCTGACTGTCCTGCCTGAGGAATATGGCAGCATCCGGGATCGATTGTCCGAACCAAGCCCGCCGCCGGATATGGGAGATGTACCAAACCGCTATGCCTGGAAGTTCGGGAAGACCTTCTGCAAAAATCTCAATGCGGATTACAAAATAGCAGTGGGCATGATCGGACGGGCCGGGACCACAGAAGGCGCTCTGGCGGCCGGAGAGGCGGTGCGGCTCTGGAGGCCAAAATATGTTCTCGTTTCTGGAATTGCCGGCGGTCTGCCCGACCCCAAAGAGATAGATTCTCGCCCCAGGCTGGGAGATGTCGTTGTTGCAGATATCATTTACGGCTATGAATATGGCAAACTGGAACGAGAGTTCAAGCCTCGGGCGAACTGGACCTACAGAACTGACCAGGCGCTGTTCAATAGCGCCATGGCCTATGCCTCCTCCGGCGGCTGGCGGGGGCTTATCAAGGCAGAGCCTCCTGGGGAATGCACGCCCCAGGTCGTCAGGGGCGAGATTGCATCGGGCGACCAGGTGGTGGACGATCCCACTAACGACTTCTTCGCCCAGGCTCTTGAAATGTGGCCAAAGATAAATGCTGTGGAGATGGAAGGAGCAGGGGCGGCAGCTGCCCATAGAGCCGGCCAAAAGCTCTGGAATTTCTGCGAGCTTCCATGA